The Artemia franciscana unplaced genomic scaffold, ASM3288406v1 Scaffold_284, whole genome shotgun sequence genome includes a window with the following:
- the LOC136043038 gene encoding zinc finger protein 239-like → MDQTNVYDHVSVKEEIEDGLPSDYENDLRYTPPILLSKPECSLHTSCSGTSAKLEPDLDPLKLELDASKDKDTATPSLFDNDLLTQASGIHRMPDLITLFLKQETNSDCESEAQSTQPTRDVDLFDGNAAAENLNASNLSQYQRMPPGEKPFKCQVCEKSFSSSSYLSKHRKTHTGKTPFECKICEKSFTSRGNLLIHERTHTGEKPFECDVCTKKFSRGANLSVHHRIHSGEKPFVCQVCGKGFTSSSHLSKHQRTHTGEKPFICQVCEKEFTFSSDLSKHRRTHTGEKPFECQVCGKKFTSSSDLSKHRRTHTGETPFVCQVCGKGFTSGSVLSRHQRTHIRK, encoded by the exons ATGGATCAGACAAATGTTTATGATCATGTTTCTGTTAAGGAAG aaattgAAGACGGACTCCCTAGCGATTATGAAAACGATCTTAGATACACGCCACCAATTTTGTTGTCAAAACCTGAATGCAGCCTTCATACTTCTTGTTCTGGCACATCTGCAAAGCTCGAGCCTGATTTGGACCCTCTCAAACTGGAGCTGGATGCTAGCAAGGACAAAG ACACTGCTACGCCATCACTGTTTGACAATGATCTTCTCACACAAGCAAGCGGAATACATAGAATGCCTGATTTAATTACTCTGTTTCTCAAACAAGAAACAAACTCAGATTGTGAAAGTGAAGCACAAAGCACCCAACCGACCCGTGATGTGGATTTGTTTGATGGAAACGCTGCCGCTGAAAACTTAAATGCATCAAATTTATCTCAATACCAACGAATGCCCCCTGGGGAAAAACCATTCAAGTGTCAAGTATGTGAAAAAAGCTTCTCTTCTAGTTCGTATTTATCAAAACACCGAAAAACTCATACAGGAAAGACACCTTTCGAGTGTAAAATTTGTGAAAAGAGCTTCACTTCCAGAGGCAACTTATTAATACACGAAAGAACACATACTGGGGAAAAACCATTTGAGTGTGATGTATGTACAAAAAAATTCAGCCGAGGGGCAAATCTATCAGTACACCATAGAATTCATTCGGGAGAGAAACCTTTCGTGTGTCAAGTATGTGGAAAAGGCTTCACTTCTAGTTCTCATTTATCTAAgcatcaaagaactcatacaGGGGAGAAACCTTTCATATGTCAAGTATGTGAAAAAGAATTTACTTTTAGTTCTGATTTATCTAAACACCGAAGAACTCATACAGGAGAGAAGCCTTTCGAATGTCAagtatgtggaaaaaaattcaCTTCTAGCTCTGATTTATCTAAACACCGTAGAACTCATACGGGAGAAACACCTTTCGTGTGTCAAGTATGTGGAAAAGGATTTACCTCTGGTTCTGTTCTATCTAGACACCAAAGAACTCACATAAGAAAGTAA